The Phaeobacter gallaeciensis DSM 26640 genomic sequence GCGGCCTTCCATTTTGTAGCCGACGTCGATGATGGCCTGGCCCGCTTCGATCGCGATGACCTTGCCTTTAACAACGGAACCCTCTTCGGGGGTGTCCATTTCGAAGCTTTCGTTCAGGAGGGCTTCGAATTCCTCCATCGATGTGTCTTGAGCCATGTGGTCTCAGGTTTCCTTTACAAATCGGTTTTATCTGGCCGGGCGGTTGTCTCCGCCGGTCTTGAAGATTGGTCCTTATGAGGCGCAGCACAGGCCGGTCTGATCAGACAAACACAAAGGGCCGAGGTATGCCCCGACCCTGCTCAGAATGCCGTCCGTGCGTTAACCGCCTCTATAGTGACAGCGCGCTTACTATGCGGATTCCCGCTCCGGCGCAAGGGAAACCGTCATCACGGCACCAAGGAGCGGCGAACAGTCACACGGTCACAGCAGGTCCAAACGGCCCGCAATCACAGGCCGTGGAACCGTTACCGCGACCGGATCAGGCTAGCGCCGTGCATCAATCGCCGCGATAGCCATCGCCACAGCCTCATCAATCGTGAGGGCACTGGTATCAATCAGCACCGCATCGCTGGCGGGCTTCAACGGTGATTCCGACCGGTTGGTGTCGCGTGCGTCCCGCGCCTTAACATCTTCCAGAACCTCGGCGTAGCTGGTGGGATTGCCCGCAGCCATCAATTCCTGCAAGCGGCGCTGCGCACGGACTTCGGCGCTGGCTGTCACGAAAAGCTTGGCCTGCGCGCGCGGGCAGATCACCGTACCGATGTCCCGCCCGTCCAGAACCGCCCCGCCTGCACGGCGGGCAAAAGCGCGCTGGAAATCGACCAAGGCCGCGCGCACCTCAGCGATCACTGCCACTTTGGATGCAGCCTGCGCCACCTGAGCTGTGCGCAGTTCTGGCCGTTCCAGATCATCCGGCAGCAGTGCAAGGGCGGCGTCAATCGGCTTATCCCCGGCAAGCATCCGCGCGCCAACCGCTCGGTAGAGCAAGCCCGTGTCCAGATGGCCAAACCCGAAATGGGCCGCAACCGCCCGGGAAATCGTGCCCTTGCCAGCAGCAGCCGGGCCATCAACTGCAACAGTAAAGCTCATGCCGTTGTCTCTAGCCGCGCCCCCAGCGCGGTCATCAGCGGGGTGAAGATCGGAAACGAGGTGGCAATCGGCGTGCCATCATCAACAGTCACGGGTTTCTGAGCCCCCATGCCCATCACCATGAAGGACATCGCAATCCGATGGTCAAGGAAGCTCTCGCAGGTGCCTCCGCCGGGCACACCTTCCGGTCCCAGACCGGTAACCGCCCACCAATCCTCGCCCTCTTCAACCATCACGCCATTTGCGCGAAGACCGCGCGCCATAGCGTCGATCCGGTCGCTTTCCTTTACCCGGAGCTCCTTTACGCCGGTCATCATGGTCTTGCCCGTCGCAAAGGACGCCACAACCGATAGCACCGGATATTCATCAATCATCGAGGCTGCGCGCTCCGGCGGAACATCGATCCCCTTCATGTCGGGCGAGTATCGCGCGCGCAGATCCGCGACCGGCTCACCGCCCTCTTCGCGCATATTTTCAAAGGTCAGATCCGCGCCCATATCCTGTAAAGTATAGAACAAGCCCGCCCGCGTCGGGTTGAGGCCGATACCAGGTACCAGCACATTAGACCCCGGCGTAATCAGTGCTGCGCAGACCGGGAAGGCCGCGCTGGAGGGGTCACGTGGAACTGCAATGACCTGCGGTTTCAGCTCAGGCTGCCCCGTTAGTGTGATGACCCGGCCTTCATCCGTGTCCTCGACAGTGATCTCGGCGCCAAACCCCGCGAGCATCCGCTCAGAGTGATCTCGGGTGGCCTCTTTTTCGATCACGACTGTCTGCCCCGGAGCATTCAGCCCGGCCAGAAGGACCGCGGATTTCACCTGCGCAGAGGGCACCGGAACCGTATAGCGCACCGGTGTCGGCTCCGCAGCACCAACAATTGTCATGGGCAGACGCCCACCGGAGCGACCAACAGATTGGGTCCCAAACAAGGCGAGCGGATCGGTCACCCGCGCCATTGGTCGTTTGTTGAGGCTGGCATCCCCGGTGAAGGTGACCGTAATGGGGGACGTCGCCATAACCCCCATGATCAGACGCACACCGGTGCCAGAGTTGCCGCAGTCGATCACCTGGTCCGGTTCCGCCAGCCCACCGACACCGACGCCATGCACAGACCAATTGCCGCCACCATGGTTGATGACCTCCGCCCCCATGGCCTGCATTGCCTTGGCCGTATCCAATACGTCTTCGCCCTCGAGCAGGCCTGAAATCTTGGTCTCTCCCACGGCCAGTGCGCCCAGGATCAGCGAGCGGTGCGAGATTGATTTGTCGCCCGGAACCTCGGCAATGCCGGTCAGCGGATCCGCGCGGTGCGAGGTCATCGGGATGGGCGTACCGTGTCCGGACATGAGGAGCCTTTCGAAATGCTAGCGTTCACAATTGGACTACCCAATCGCTTGGTGTCGGTCCAGCGCGTTTTCCCATTGCCGTCGCCCCTCGCAAGATATTGCGCCATACACAGAGCAGGGTCAGGTCGCAGGATCAGAGGCGACGGAATGTCATATAATGAGGTGTGCGACCTTCGCGCAGCGCCTTTTGCTCGTAGCGGGTCGAGATCCAGTCATCCCAAGCCACGCGCCAATTATCCGGCCCCTCTGCCAGCCACTCGAATCCGGCCTGCGGCACCTCTTCCATGGTCTGGCGAACGTAGTCGGGAATATCCGTAGCCACCCGAAAGATCGCACCCGGTTTCAGGCATTTTGCCAGCGGCTCAAGATGTTCCTGCGTGACGAAACGGCGCCGATGGTGGCGCGCCTTTGGCCAAGGATCAGGGTAGAGTAGAAACGCACGCGAAATCGACTGCTCCGGCAAGACATCCATCAGGTCACGGGCATCGCCGGGGTGGACCTTGATGTTATCCGCCCCTGCGCGCCGGATTTTGCCCAGCAGCATTGCGACGCCGTTGATATAGGGTTCCGCACCGATGATGCCGACATCCGGGTTCGATTTGGCCTGATGTACCAGATGCTCACCACCGCCAAAGCCAACTTCCAGCCAGACGTCACGCCCGCCGAACATGTTCTGCAGATCCAAGGGTGTACGATCCGGATTCACATCCCAACCCACCGCGCCGGGGCTGAGCGAGGCTAGATCCTCATCAATATAGCGCTGCTGGCTATCCTTCAGTTGCTTGCCCTTCAGGCGCCCGTAGAAGTTACGCCAAGGCGCACCACTCTGATGTTTATCAACCGCGTTGGGCCGACTATCGCCGGAGGGCGCCTGGTTGGGTTTGCTGTCATCAGACATCGGGGATTTTTCCTATCGAGCGTTCAAAACCTGGCCGCCCCTCTGCCCGATGCAGGCGTCTGGGTCAAGCCAGCCACCGCGACGGCCCCGCTCTAGGGGGTCTCGCGCAGCACCCCAGCCGCCATCAGACGCAGCCGGGTCGGGTACCAGACATCCTCGGGGTTGGTTTTCAGCGTCTCAATCGCAAAGGCCGGATCCACGCCACGCTGCATCATATACTTCATATGGCGAAAAACCTCTGACTGCGTGTCACGATAAATCCAAGTCCCGAATTCAAAAGGTGTGGCCCAGTTTTCATCCTTGCGCCATAGGCGATAGTAGCTCTGCACCGCTTTCGGTGTCCAGTCGCGCTGGTGAAAACCAATCTTCGACCCGAGGGTCATTCGGCGTCGATTGCCAGCCAAGAAGATATCTACACAGGCGCTGATGCATTCTCCGACCACCCAGGTATCCAGCGCATGATCCTGAACAATATCCGCGATCGACTCCCCCGCGTAAACGCTGCCTCCCCCACTGTTCAGCTGGAGCCGCGTGATATTGGGGTTGGCATCCAGAATATCGCGGAAGGGATCGATATCCTCATCACTGATCTCACCGGTTTCGGCGTGCTGCGTGCCATCAACCTCCTGCGCAACCAGATTGTCGGTGTCGTAGATCAGCGTTGTCCCATCAATTTTGAACTTGGGTGGAAGCGTCTGACGGGCCTCCGCCGCATGCGGTATCAACGAGACTGCCAGCACACAGGCCAATCCCCACAGCGCAAGCCGCCGACACACGCGCAGGTGCAGGATGAACCAGCAGCGAGACCCCATCAAAGTCAGCTCCATAACAATGCAATTACAGAACTATACTGACCGCAAAATACCAGGATCTCCAAGCGCTTTGCGCATCTGAAACCGCTGGATGTGACGCCTAGACGAAAAAAGGCGGGGAGACCCCCGCCTGTTCTCAACACATATAAGAAATATCGAACTGGGTCAGATCGCTTTTGTCAGCGCCTCAACCAGATCAGTCCGCTCCCAGCTGAAACCGCCATCAGCATCCGGCTCGCGACCAAAATGACCATAGGCTGCAGTGCGTTCATAGATTGGCTTGTTCAGCCC encodes the following:
- a CDS encoding COG3904 family protein; amino-acid sequence: MGSRCWFILHLRVCRRLALWGLACVLAVSLIPHAAEARQTLPPKFKIDGTTLIYDTDNLVAQEVDGTQHAETGEISDEDIDPFRDILDANPNITRLQLNSGGGSVYAGESIADIVQDHALDTWVVGECISACVDIFLAGNRRRMTLGSKIGFHQRDWTPKAVQSYYRLWRKDENWATPFEFGTWIYRDTQSEVFRHMKYMMQRGVDPAFAIETLKTNPEDVWYPTRLRLMAAGVLRETP
- the aroA gene encoding 3-phosphoshikimate 1-carboxyvinyltransferase encodes the protein MSGHGTPIPMTSHRADPLTGIAEVPGDKSISHRSLILGALAVGETKISGLLEGEDVLDTAKAMQAMGAEVINHGGGNWSVHGVGVGGLAEPDQVIDCGNSGTGVRLIMGVMATSPITVTFTGDASLNKRPMARVTDPLALFGTQSVGRSGGRLPMTIVGAAEPTPVRYTVPVPSAQVKSAVLLAGLNAPGQTVVIEKEATRDHSERMLAGFGAEITVEDTDEGRVITLTGQPELKPQVIAVPRDPSSAAFPVCAALITPGSNVLVPGIGLNPTRAGLFYTLQDMGADLTFENMREEGGEPVADLRARYSPDMKGIDVPPERAASMIDEYPVLSVVASFATGKTMMTGVKELRVKESDRIDAMARGLRANGVMVEEGEDWWAVTGLGPEGVPGGGTCESFLDHRIAMSFMVMGMGAQKPVTVDDGTPIATSFPIFTPLMTALGARLETTA
- the trmB gene encoding tRNA (guanine(46)-N(7))-methyltransferase TrmB, whose amino-acid sequence is MSDDSKPNQAPSGDSRPNAVDKHQSGAPWRNFYGRLKGKQLKDSQQRYIDEDLASLSPGAVGWDVNPDRTPLDLQNMFGGRDVWLEVGFGGGEHLVHQAKSNPDVGIIGAEPYINGVAMLLGKIRRAGADNIKVHPGDARDLMDVLPEQSISRAFLLYPDPWPKARHHRRRFVTQEHLEPLAKCLKPGAIFRVATDIPDYVRQTMEEVPQAGFEWLAEGPDNWRVAWDDWISTRYEQKALREGRTPHYMTFRRL
- the cmk gene encoding (d)CMP kinase; translation: MSFTVAVDGPAAAGKGTISRAVAAHFGFGHLDTGLLYRAVGARMLAGDKPIDAALALLPDDLERPELRTAQVAQAASKVAVIAEVRAALVDFQRAFARRAGGAVLDGRDIGTVICPRAQAKLFVTASAEVRAQRRLQELMAAGNPTSYAEVLEDVKARDARDTNRSESPLKPASDAVLIDTSALTIDEAVAMAIAAIDARR